The sequence AAGGCCGCCGTCCAGCTGCGCGGTCGTTCCCAGAGCGCGGCCGCGCGACGCGTATGGGACGTGCTGATCGTCGCCGGCGGCGCGATCCCCGCGTTCCTGATGGGCACGCTGATCGGGCTGCTGCTGGCCGGTGTCCCGCTGCGCGGCGATCACGGATTCGTCCTCTCGCCCGGTGACGTGCTGCACCCGTTCGTGCTGCTGGCCGGGGTGACCGGCGTGCTGCTCCTCATCGGGCACGGCGGCGCCTTCCTCTCCCTGCGCACCACGGGCGAGGTGGCCAGTCGTGCGGACTCGGCCGCGCGTAGCGCCTTGACCTGGGCGGCGGCTGCCGTGGTCGTCACCTTCGCCGCCGGCCTCGCGCTCGGTGTGCGGCCGCCGAACCCGCTCGTGGCGACCGCGGCGACCGTGCTGCTGGCGGTCCTGCCCCTGGCCGGCCGCAGGGCACTGCGGTACGGCAGGCCGGGACGCGCCTTCACCGCCACCGCGGCCGCCGTCGCGCTGCCTGTCCCGCTGGCCGGGCTGTCGACCTTCCCCTACATGCTCGTCTCGAGCGCCGACCCGCGGCACAGCCTGACCTTCACCGAGGTGGCCGCCGACGCCGCG comes from Streptosporangium roseum DSM 43021 and encodes:
- the cydB gene encoding cytochrome d ubiquinol oxidase subunit II encodes the protein MELFWLSLLGSLLTGYYVLAGFDYGAQLLLPLAGRDEGGRRRVLAALGPYFFGNEVWLVAAAGVLFGAFPLLEGTLLSGLYLLVVLLLLGLVAGKAAVQLRGRSQSAAARRVWDVLIVAGGAIPAFLMGTLIGLLLAGVPLRGDHGFVLSPGDVLHPFVLLAGVTGVLLLIGHGGAFLSLRTTGEVASRADSAARSALTWAAAAVVVTFAAGLALGVRPPNPLVATAATVLLAVLPLAGRRALRYGRPGRAFTATAAAVALPVPLAGLSTFPYMLVSSADPRHSLTFTEVAADAATLETLTAFGVVLLPVMLGYQAFGWWAFRGRVEAPGHF